In Mesotoga sp. Brook.08.105.5.1, a single window of DNA contains:
- the cas2 gene encoding CRISPR-associated endonuclease Cas2 — MYILLVYDIGEKRVNKALKICRQYMDWVQNSVFEGELTKASLESLKKRLGRMMNKEEDSVRIYKLRSEDHLTIEILGIDKKQVANDGVI, encoded by the coding sequence GTGTACATTCTTCTCGTCTACGATATCGGGGAAAAAAGAGTGAACAAAGCGCTAAAGATCTGCAGGCAGTATATGGACTGGGTTCAAAATTCCGTGTTTGAGGGCGAGTTGACAAAGGCAAGCCTCGAGTCCCTTAAAAAACGCCTGGGAAGAATGATGAACAAGGAAGAAGATTCAGTACGAATCTACAAACTTAGGTCAGAAGATCATTTAACCATCGAAATACTCGGAATAGATAAGAAACAAGTAGCTAACGATGGAGTTATATAG
- the cas1b gene encoding type I-B CRISPR-associated endonuclease Cas1b has product MKRMLYLFTSGKLLRMNNTLVFEKEDGKKVHLPVEQTDSICAFGELDLNKRVLEFLTQKQIPLHFFNRYDYYSGTYYPREHLNSGFLILQQANFYNDPEKRLDLAKKFVSASMTNMLNVLAYYNRRGKDMENAIESLNSLKDRLVETASIDESMAIEGNFRDLYYKCFDAIIDNSSFEFVSRTRQPPLNRLNALISFGNTMLYTTVLGEIYRTHLDPRIGYLHTTNFRSFSLNLDVAEVFKPVLVDRLIFSLINKKQIQAKHFAKHLEGIYMNDSGKETFVRAYDEKLKTTIKHPALKRNVSYRYLIRLELYKIEKQITGEREYIPWKE; this is encoded by the coding sequence ATGAAACGGATGCTGTATCTATTCACTTCGGGAAAGTTATTGAGGATGAACAACACTCTTGTCTTCGAGAAAGAAGACGGAAAGAAGGTCCATCTTCCGGTGGAGCAGACGGATTCCATATGCGCTTTTGGAGAGTTGGATCTCAACAAAAGAGTGTTGGAATTTCTGACCCAAAAACAGATCCCTCTCCACTTTTTCAACCGATACGATTACTATTCAGGGACATACTATCCAAGGGAGCACCTCAATTCCGGCTTCCTGATACTTCAACAAGCTAATTTCTACAACGATCCGGAGAAACGTCTTGACCTTGCGAAGAAATTTGTCAGCGCCTCGATGACCAACATGCTTAATGTTCTGGCATACTACAACCGACGTGGAAAAGACATGGAAAACGCGATCGAAAGCCTGAATTCATTGAAAGATCGACTGGTAGAAACTGCAAGCATCGACGAATCAATGGCCATAGAAGGCAACTTCAGAGATCTCTATTACAAATGCTTTGATGCAATAATAGATAACTCAAGCTTTGAGTTCGTATCAAGAACTAGGCAACCACCCCTGAACAGACTCAACGCATTAATAAGCTTCGGGAACACAATGCTCTATACCACAGTGCTGGGAGAGATCTACCGCACACATCTTGATCCGCGGATTGGGTACCTTCACACAACTAATTTCCGTAGCTTTTCTCTGAATCTGGATGTCGCCGAGGTCTTCAAACCTGTCCTTGTAGACCGTCTTATCTTCTCCCTGATAAACAAGAAACAGATACAGGCGAAGCACTTCGCTAAACATCTGGAAGGGATTTACATGAACGACTCTGGAAAAGAGACTTTTGTGAGAGCATATGATGAGAAATTAAAGACAACGATAAAGCATCCGGCATTGAAAAGAAACGTGTCGTACCGGTATCTGATTCGCCTGGAGCTTTACAAAATCGAAAAGCAGATTACTGGCGAGCGCGAATACATTCCCTGGAAGGAATAG
- a CDS encoding CRISPR-associated helicase/endonuclease Cas3, whose protein sequence is MSEVYSHPAREGEEPRPLMDHLDGVYHLMISEIETASLFMDFENLLGVDKKTLGFLVKAIAYLHDLGKATPEFQNKIMKRRFNSDRSKHSALGAFAIGKYLMQKAPKEIQHLIPVIVSLLKRHHGHAENPGFGCDLDSDSELIEWQLSNLNEDFLEELRMKIDVPRLDKDELSDLVYDWQDYYEDFFLDDRKDIRPFVLYMYLSSLLRWADETDAAFRNKPLPKRDDLPETLVEDYRKAKGFDMPGTDPMNLLRSKFYDLATSNIDFKTGTLRGPTGIGKTLTLLSLALKLRSKLTKEGYIPRIIYCLPFLSIIDQTYDVARKLFIETGRPEPTPNQLLQQHHLSEIDFSTDNEDENYEKYEADLLINSWNSELTITTFVSFFHSIFTRKRTPKFFRIPGSIVLLDEIQAIPTRYWALTGKVMQLLAQYGGTRFIFSTATMPSCFGLSGESLVNEDIPLNRFELERIDEMTFEEFTSNLLPNAVEEARSSGKSLMIVMNTIASAEAAFKEILELHDVEVEKLYYLSTKVPPKVRRQRIQNIKDEDGPCILVTTQLVEAGVDLDFDYCIRDMGPLDSIVQVAGRVNRSSRKDRGRIRLVELTDFNGHRAPSKIYDSVLLSATKKAINSTLYNESELYSLVEDYFEAIEESGFEMQSKEILESIYKLEFANIADFKLIDESGRRYPVFLEIDDEAETAWQEYTDILQRPTTAEDKFKLLAEKKSIVRKLAPYIINYRVKHDESEADLPPVVGGFCYVQKDELERYYNELTGFHLSGCDVY, encoded by the coding sequence TTGTCTGAAGTTTATTCCCATCCAGCAAGAGAAGGTGAAGAGCCCAGGCCGTTGATGGATCATCTCGATGGTGTCTATCACCTAATGATTTCCGAGATCGAAACGGCGAGCCTATTCATGGACTTTGAAAATCTGCTCGGGGTCGATAAAAAGACCCTGGGCTTTCTGGTTAAGGCCATCGCATACTTACATGATCTCGGAAAAGCAACTCCTGAGTTTCAAAATAAGATCATGAAACGCAGATTCAACAGCGACAGGTCCAAGCATTCTGCTTTAGGAGCTTTTGCAATAGGAAAGTACTTGATGCAGAAAGCACCAAAGGAAATTCAACATCTCATCCCGGTAATAGTGAGTCTCCTGAAGCGGCACCATGGTCACGCTGAAAATCCAGGATTCGGTTGTGACCTGGATAGCGATTCAGAACTCATAGAATGGCAGCTCTCAAATCTGAACGAAGATTTTCTTGAAGAACTTCGTATGAAAATCGATGTTCCACGACTGGACAAAGATGAATTAAGTGATCTCGTCTACGATTGGCAGGATTATTACGAAGATTTCTTCCTGGACGATAGAAAGGATATCCGACCTTTTGTATTGTATATGTACCTCTCATCCCTTCTGCGCTGGGCAGATGAAACCGACGCTGCCTTCAGAAATAAGCCATTGCCTAAGAGGGACGATCTTCCCGAAACACTTGTAGAAGATTACAGGAAAGCGAAAGGTTTTGACATGCCGGGAACAGATCCCATGAACCTTCTTAGGAGCAAATTCTACGACCTTGCGACATCAAATATCGACTTCAAAACTGGTACTCTCAGAGGTCCTACAGGTATCGGGAAAACATTGACTCTTCTCTCACTGGCACTGAAATTGCGAAGCAAACTAACGAAAGAAGGTTATATTCCCAGGATTATATATTGCCTACCTTTCCTGAGCATAATAGATCAGACTTACGATGTTGCGCGAAAACTCTTCATTGAAACGGGTCGGCCCGAGCCGACTCCAAATCAATTATTACAGCAGCATCATCTTTCGGAGATAGATTTCTCCACAGATAACGAAGATGAGAACTACGAGAAGTACGAGGCAGACCTCCTGATAAACTCATGGAACAGCGAGCTAACTATCACTACATTTGTGAGCTTCTTCCATTCTATTTTCACAAGAAAAAGAACCCCAAAATTCTTCAGGATCCCGGGTTCCATAGTTCTGCTGGACGAAATTCAGGCAATTCCCACAAGATACTGGGCCCTTACCGGGAAAGTGATGCAGCTACTCGCCCAATACGGAGGTACAAGATTCATATTCTCCACGGCAACCATGCCATCGTGTTTCGGCTTAAGCGGCGAATCTCTTGTCAATGAAGATATTCCGCTTAACAGGTTTGAACTGGAGCGTATAGACGAGATGACCTTTGAAGAATTCACAAGCAACCTGCTGCCAAATGCTGTGGAAGAAGCAAGGTCATCTGGGAAGTCCCTGATGATTGTTATGAACACAATAGCTTCGGCTGAAGCTGCTTTCAAGGAAATTCTCGAGTTGCATGATGTAGAAGTTGAAAAGCTTTACTATCTTTCTACAAAAGTCCCGCCGAAAGTTCGAAGGCAAAGAATTCAAAACATAAAGGACGAAGACGGCCCTTGCATACTGGTTACAACCCAGCTTGTCGAAGCCGGTGTTGATCTAGATTTCGACTACTGCATCCGCGACATGGGTCCCCTGGACAGCATCGTTCAAGTCGCAGGAAGGGTCAACAGATCCAGCAGAAAAGACAGAGGAAGAATAAGACTTGTTGAATTAACTGACTTCAACGGACACCGTGCGCCGAGCAAGATCTATGACTCAGTTTTGTTATCTGCTACCAAAAAAGCTATTAATAGCACCCTATACAATGAATCGGAACTCTATTCACTCGTTGAAGACTACTTCGAAGCTATTGAAGAATCGGGCTTCGAAATGCAATCAAAGGAAATTCTGGAAAGCATATACAAGCTCGAATTTGCCAACATCGCGGATTTTAAGCTGATCGATGAGAGCGGTAGGAGATACCCCGTGTTCCTTGAAATTGACGATGAAGCAGAAACCGCCTGGCAAGAATACACAGACATCCTTCAAAGACCCACTACCGCTGAAGACAAATTCAAGCTACTCGCGGAAAAGAAAAGCATAGTAAGAAAACTCGCACCTTACATAATCAACTATCGTGTAAAACATGATGAGAGTGAAGCCGATCTTCCGCCCGTGGTAGGCGGTTTCTGCTACGTTCAGAAAGACGAGCTGGAACGCTACTACAACGAGTTGACGGGTTTTCACTTGTCCGGGTGTGACGTCTATTGA
- the cas6 gene encoding CRISPR-associated endoribonuclease Cas6, whose protein sequence is MRIRVSLESERNISLPLSYSYPLQSAIYEVLSGAIPESHDFGLTVNRRVLRPFTFSRLLGRKQRIGEGSITLSPPISLHLSSPLEYYVQAFANSLIKNRGIQLLGTTLELRSIEVEPKIPEASSISARTISPITVYSTLMTADGRKKTYFYNPTEKDFTIQIRENLNRKASALGNSVRAGEVFSFKLASRPVQRIVKYKDFTQIAWDFRFELQADPELISIAYDWGLGSNNAQGFGMIKTIERR, encoded by the coding sequence TTGAGAATAAGAGTTTCTCTCGAAAGTGAAAGAAACATCTCTCTACCACTAAGTTACTCATATCCTCTTCAGTCGGCAATATACGAGGTACTTTCAGGCGCAATCCCGGAAAGCCACGACTTCGGCCTAACTGTGAACAGGAGAGTACTGAGACCATTCACTTTCTCCCGACTCCTTGGTCGCAAGCAAAGGATCGGCGAAGGCTCGATAACTCTATCACCTCCGATAAGCTTGCACTTGTCATCACCACTTGAATACTACGTTCAGGCCTTTGCAAATAGCCTAATCAAGAACAGAGGCATTCAACTGCTAGGGACAACACTTGAACTGAGATCAATTGAGGTTGAGCCCAAGATACCAGAAGCGAGCTCCATCAGCGCGAGAACAATATCACCAATAACTGTCTATTCAACCCTCATGACCGCAGACGGGAGAAAGAAAACGTATTTCTACAATCCGACAGAAAAAGATTTCACAATTCAGATTCGGGAAAACCTCAACAGAAAGGCAAGTGCATTGGGTAATTCCGTCAGAGCGGGGGAAGTTTTCTCCTTCAAACTTGCCTCAAGACCGGTTCAACGGATTGTGAAGTACAAGGATTTCACTCAAATCGCCTGGGACTTTCGCTTTGAGCTTCAAGCAGATCCCGAGCTTATATCGATAGCCTACGACTGGGGACTAGGTTCAAATAACGCCCAAGGTTTTGGAATGATAAAAACTATCGAAAGGAGGTGA
- the cas7b gene encoding type I-B CRISPR-associated protein Cas7/Csh2, with amino-acid sequence MADLVKNRHEIVFIYDVKDGNPNGDPMDENKPRMDETTGLNIVSDVRLKRTIRDYMGKVQKVERPEGYEQEVFINGDPVTSEQRAKELISDITDSKKYDRQRASEALLKKCIDLRLFGGTVPISKLNMSITGPVQFRFGRSLHRADSVFVQGTAAFVSKEGNEQRSFSEKWQLPYSCIAFYGVLNQNTAKETLLTDTDVDCLFEALWDGTKDLITRSKMEQLPRLLIDVVYNDETNFHIGELDKAIELKSEIPDEKIRGIKDFKLEISELKGLLDRYSSNIMKVRYRIDPRLKLTLNGEPFEIEGLLEGKTEKLEK; translated from the coding sequence ATGGCGGACTTGGTTAAGAACCGGCATGAGATAGTCTTTATTTATGATGTGAAGGACGGCAACCCTAACGGAGATCCTATGGATGAGAACAAACCGAGGATGGATGAAACTACCGGGCTAAACATTGTCTCGGATGTCAGACTTAAGAGAACAATCAGAGACTATATGGGGAAAGTGCAGAAGGTAGAACGTCCTGAAGGCTACGAGCAAGAGGTCTTTATTAACGGAGATCCTGTTACGTCAGAACAGCGGGCAAAAGAGCTGATTTCCGACATAACCGACAGTAAAAAGTACGATAGACAGAGGGCATCAGAGGCTCTTCTTAAGAAATGCATAGATCTGCGTCTTTTCGGCGGAACCGTACCGATCTCAAAGCTCAATATGTCTATAACCGGGCCAGTTCAGTTCAGATTCGGCAGATCTCTTCACAGGGCCGATTCTGTCTTTGTTCAGGGCACGGCGGCTTTTGTCTCAAAGGAAGGAAACGAGCAACGAAGTTTCAGCGAGAAATGGCAGCTCCCCTATTCTTGCATCGCATTTTATGGTGTTCTCAATCAGAATACTGCAAAAGAAACACTCCTAACTGACACCGATGTCGATTGTCTCTTTGAAGCCTTGTGGGATGGCACCAAAGATTTAATTACCCGCTCCAAGATGGAACAGCTCCCAAGACTTCTTATAGATGTTGTTTATAATGATGAGACAAACTTCCACATTGGCGAGCTTGATAAAGCTATTGAGCTGAAATCTGAGATTCCGGACGAGAAGATCCGTGGGATCAAAGACTTCAAACTTGAGATTTCCGAACTTAAGGGACTTCTTGATAGATACAGCAGCAACATAATGAAAGTCCGATACAGAATAGACCCTAGACTGAAGCTCACCCTCAATGGCGAACCATTCGAGATAGAAGGTTTACTGGAGGGCAAGACCGAAAAACTGGAAAAGTGA
- a CDS encoding ATP-binding protein, with protein MFVGRKRELAYLEERFERGKPELLILYGRRRVGKTELTKEFLRKKRGIYYLAEKLPENLQLKKLSEKVIEFFDEDIIAGFSNWEMLFKYLASKHDRYILVIDEFPYLIEREPGIISSFQKGWDEYLSNSNVFLILTGSSVSVMENSVLSYKSPLYGRRTGQLLLNQFPFNEIGEFFEKKYEFDDLLKIWGTLGGVPFYLEQFDSDLDYYGNVMEKIYNQNEVLFAEAEFLLNEELREPRNYFAILRAISLGKRKLGEIINETGIDKSSIMKYISILNLLGIVEKEVPVGEDPLKSKKGLYRIADNFFRFYFRYVFYYKDLILTDQRERLLSILKDTENQFFSLTYEDFARSVVMWISGTNYFEIGRWWDRNAEIDLVGMNREERRILLGEVKWSERPVGTDVLAALRKRGDLPLWDEFKEKEYAIFSRSGFTKALIDEAKSDRSLILLHGDQRVV; from the coding sequence GTGTTTGTTGGCAGAAAGAGGGAATTAGCCTATCTCGAGGAGAGATTCGAAAGGGGAAAACCGGAACTGCTTATTCTATACGGTAGAAGGAGAGTTGGAAAGACAGAACTCACAAAGGAATTCTTGAGGAAGAAGCGGGGGATCTATTACCTGGCGGAGAAACTGCCTGAGAATCTTCAACTGAAGAAGCTCTCCGAGAAGGTTATTGAATTCTTCGACGAAGACATAATAGCCGGATTCTCCAACTGGGAGATGCTGTTCAAGTACCTTGCCTCCAAGCACGATCGATACATACTCGTGATAGATGAGTTTCCTTACCTTATAGAAAGAGAACCGGGCATTATCTCGTCTTTTCAAAAGGGCTGGGACGAATACTTGTCAAACTCGAATGTCTTTCTCATTCTAACGGGTTCGAGCGTCTCCGTAATGGAGAACAGTGTCTTGAGCTATAAGAGCCCTCTATACGGCAGGCGAACTGGACAGCTTCTTCTAAACCAGTTTCCCTTCAATGAAATCGGCGAGTTCTTCGAGAAGAAATACGAATTTGACGATTTACTCAAGATATGGGGCACTCTTGGTGGAGTACCGTTCTATCTTGAGCAGTTTGACAGCGATCTTGACTACTACGGAAATGTCATGGAGAAGATATACAACCAGAACGAGGTGTTGTTTGCCGAAGCCGAGTTTCTTCTGAATGAGGAGCTCAGAGAACCGAGAAACTACTTCGCCATTTTGAGGGCAATTTCGCTCGGAAAGAGAAAACTGGGCGAGATAATAAACGAAACCGGTATCGACAAAAGTAGCATCATGAAATATATCTCCATTCTAAATCTTCTTGGCATAGTCGAGAAAGAAGTACCAGTGGGTGAAGATCCGCTTAAAAGCAAGAAGGGACTATACAGAATAGCAGACAACTTCTTCAGATTCTACTTCCGTTATGTTTTCTATTACAAAGATCTTATACTCACCGATCAGAGGGAAAGACTGTTGAGCATCCTGAAAGATACCGAAAACCAGTTCTTCTCGCTCACATATGAGGATTTCGCGCGCAGTGTTGTCATGTGGATTAGCGGAACGAATTACTTCGAAATCGGTCGCTGGTGGGATAGAAACGCTGAAATCGATCTGGTGGGCATGAACAGAGAAGAGAGACGAATATTATTGGGAGAAGTCAAGTGGAGTGAAAGGCCTGTCGGAACGGATGTTCTCGCTGCCCTGCGTAAAAGGGGAGATCTGCCGCTATGGGATGAATTCAAAGAGAAGGAGTACGCTATCTTCAGCAGATCTGGCTTCACCAAAGCTCTAATTGACGAGGCGAAATCCGATCGATCTCTCATTCTCCTTCACGGTGACCAAAGAGTAGTCTAA
- the cmr1 gene encoding type III-B CRISPR module RAMP protein Cmr1, whose product MESGPITFKVKTLTPLWTGGSDGKMDRVHETGIIGSIRWWYEVIARGLGYYVCDPTSDNRCKLSSKEKDSKERLQTFVLPVIYLELQIGRECSI is encoded by the coding sequence ATGGAGAGTGGACCGATCACATTTAAGGTGAAGACTCTTACCCCGCTATGGACCGGCGGGTCAGATGGAAAGATGGACCGGGTACACGAAACGGGAATCATAGGAAGCATTAGATGGTGGTATGAAGTCATCGCGAGGGGGCTCGGCTATTACGTTTGCGATCCAACCTCAGATAATCGCTGTAAATTATCAAGCAAAGAAAAAGACAGTAAGGAAAGACTTCAAACCTTTGTCCTGCCTGTTATCTATTTGGAACTACAGATTGGAAGAGAATGTTCAATTTGA
- the cas5b gene encoding type I-B CRISPR-associated protein Cas5b: MKVLVFDIASDYAHFRKPYTTTSALTYSVPPRTAVVGLLGNIIGVQSGGFGKSEQSDYFEAKGLKTGVRVLRPVRKTTFNLKYLHTKSGGSILVPVECVVSPKYRIYVTGSMELLLTLRGKLKNHETHFTPYLGISEFIASVDYVGEYEANDMNGEVLVDSIVYLFDEGEIRFESGLNLFRETHAISMDNERRVQSYSEIAYEEDGKRILLLKSPPQSEIVKIKGTQEEVVMLV, encoded by the coding sequence ATGAAAGTCCTCGTCTTCGACATAGCCAGTGACTACGCCCATTTCAGAAAGCCATACACCACGACATCGGCGCTGACTTATTCGGTCCCGCCGCGTACAGCCGTCGTTGGTTTGCTGGGAAACATTATTGGCGTTCAAAGTGGAGGCTTCGGCAAGAGCGAGCAGTCAGATTATTTTGAGGCCAAGGGCTTGAAGACTGGTGTCAGGGTTTTAAGGCCCGTAAGAAAGACCACTTTCAATCTGAAATACCTCCACACGAAGAGCGGAGGCAGTATCCTTGTTCCCGTCGAATGTGTCGTCTCCCCCAAGTATCGGATCTATGTCACAGGAAGTATGGAACTCTTGTTGACTTTGAGAGGAAAACTCAAGAACCATGAGACACACTTCACTCCTTACCTTGGCATTTCTGAATTCATAGCCTCTGTAGATTACGTCGGAGAATATGAAGCAAATGATATGAATGGTGAGGTATTGGTCGATTCCATAGTCTATCTGTTTGATGAGGGAGAAATCAGATTCGAGAGCGGGCTAAATCTCTTCCGTGAGACACATGCGATTTCCATGGATAACGAGAGGAGAGTCCAGAGTTACTCGGAAATTGCCTATGAAGAAGACGGTAAACGAATTCTTTTGTTAAAGAGCCCTCCTCAGTCTGAAATCGTGAAAATAAAAGGAACTCAAGAAGAGGTGGTAATGCTTGTCTGA
- the cas4 gene encoding CRISPR-associated protein Cas4: MIEITGYLVLSYSNCAREAWLVAHRIFPESENMNLALGRLIHETSYENRGEKDIAIDNIRLDMVEEKKGRTIVSEIKKSKYSLEGARDQLLFYLLRLKEMGVEANGQLLVPKEKRKIEVMLTAEEEARIKTLCDEIQALVEGPIPSLERTQNKCKNCAYYSYCWV, encoded by the coding sequence TTGATAGAGATAACCGGTTATCTTGTGCTTTCATATTCGAACTGTGCCAGGGAAGCGTGGTTAGTGGCCCATAGAATATTTCCAGAAAGCGAAAACATGAATCTTGCCCTAGGTCGTCTCATCCATGAAACCTCCTACGAAAACAGAGGAGAAAAAGATATCGCCATAGATAACATACGACTGGACATGGTCGAAGAGAAAAAGGGAAGAACGATCGTCAGTGAAATAAAGAAGTCCAAGTATTCACTTGAAGGGGCCAGAGATCAATTGCTTTTCTACCTGCTGCGCCTGAAAGAAATGGGAGTCGAAGCGAATGGCCAGTTACTTGTTCCAAAAGAAAAGCGGAAGATCGAAGTTATGTTGACAGCAGAAGAAGAAGCAAGAATCAAGACATTGTGCGATGAGATCCAAGCCCTTGTTGAGGGGCCGATTCCGTCTCTAGAAAGAACTCAGAACAAGTGCAAGAACTGCGCATACTACTCTTACTGTTGGGTGTGA
- a CDS encoding TM1802 family CRISPR-associated protein → MIKSVYEIGIWHEDEFDETQQLTEDLGKKYTRVITIDLETEDDKLLYSGCRLAYKTDANYLYRKTPSAKPDPYSLTLKPSKKGPSGLIDRFVKFCEMHPGELANDIKVILSENKEKIVRDIEEQAEQITEKNEFYFLTVLIDGRSVGAFKEFRSVFLNEVQKLPNSRRGVCFLCGKETEVGARVSNIFKFGTIDQPGFAHMMSNKSHDVTMPLCQDCFSKLALGKRIADDKLTLNFYDSQVYVLPRFAGNRVGKSQQFTENSLSALKSLTDSFRGEDGRYERFELRLIKKLSKEDAYSTLNFVFFVKARGKDEVKVYLNIEDVPPSRMTAITKTADEIEAELKPLGSHRIRFEILWKVFKGYAQLKKNSSDSPVPPNDFLEFMRTIFKGTKADLNLFKKASMRYFYSLKMNAKESELSSIFFDRNSIVAMGYFLDRLNNPLEGGVLGLKKPKEELLEEYFERYPGFFANDDLKLTFVIGMIHALVVAIQKDQGYTGTADQRIKGYRMKPDDFKEHLTYLRDKYKHYSKKIKNASHIGFVEKLFELAGRYQLNAGMKWKSSLTDLNYAFLCGEASKNLLMGSSEKEVAEEATVEEEE, encoded by the coding sequence TTGATCAAGAGTGTTTACGAAATCGGGATTTGGCATGAAGATGAGTTCGACGAAACCCAGCAGTTGACGGAGGATCTTGGCAAGAAATACACCAGAGTCATAACAATAGACTTGGAAACAGAGGACGACAAACTTCTCTATTCCGGCTGTAGATTAGCGTACAAAACGGATGCTAATTACCTCTACAGAAAGACTCCTTCCGCAAAACCAGACCCATACTCTTTGACTCTGAAACCTTCAAAAAAAGGTCCATCAGGTTTGATCGACAGGTTTGTGAAATTCTGTGAGATGCATCCAGGTGAACTTGCGAATGACATTAAAGTTATTCTTTCAGAGAACAAAGAGAAGATCGTCAGAGATATTGAAGAGCAGGCTGAGCAGATTACCGAGAAGAATGAATTCTATTTCTTGACTGTTTTGATCGATGGACGATCTGTGGGAGCGTTCAAGGAGTTCAGGTCCGTTTTCCTAAATGAAGTTCAGAAGCTCCCGAACTCCCGAAGGGGCGTTTGCTTTTTGTGTGGGAAAGAAACCGAAGTTGGTGCCAGAGTTAGCAACATCTTCAAGTTTGGCACAATTGATCAGCCTGGTTTTGCACATATGATGAGCAACAAGAGTCACGATGTTACTATGCCTCTCTGCCAAGACTGTTTCTCCAAACTCGCCCTGGGTAAAAGGATTGCGGACGACAAGTTAACTCTCAACTTCTATGATTCACAAGTTTACGTCCTTCCAAGATTCGCGGGTAACAGAGTAGGCAAGAGCCAACAGTTCACCGAAAATAGCCTTTCAGCGCTCAAGAGCCTTACAGATTCGTTCAGAGGAGAAGACGGTAGATATGAGAGATTTGAATTAAGGTTGATCAAGAAACTTAGCAAAGAGGACGCCTATTCGACCTTGAATTTCGTCTTCTTTGTCAAAGCAAGAGGCAAGGATGAGGTGAAAGTCTACCTGAACATTGAAGATGTCCCGCCATCCAGGATGACGGCTATTACAAAAACAGCAGATGAAATTGAGGCCGAGCTAAAACCCTTAGGTTCTCACAGAATCAGATTTGAAATACTGTGGAAGGTTTTTAAAGGTTATGCTCAGCTAAAAAAGAACTCCTCTGACAGCCCAGTGCCGCCAAATGATTTTCTGGAATTCATGAGGACGATATTTAAGGGCACCAAGGCAGACTTAAATCTTTTCAAGAAGGCTTCGATGCGGTACTTTTACTCTCTTAAGATGAATGCGAAAGAAAGTGAACTAAGCAGTATATTCTTCGATCGCAATTCGATAGTTGCAATGGGTTATTTCCTGGACAGACTGAATAATCCTTTAGAAGGAGGGGTTTTGGGTTTGAAAAAACCAAAGGAGGAATTACTAGAAGAGTATTTTGAGCGGTATCCCGGCTTTTTTGCAAACGATGATTTGAAGCTCACTTTTGTAATCGGAATGATCCACGCTCTTGTTGTGGCGATTCAGAAAGACCAGGGTTACACCGGTACAGCCGACCAGAGGATCAAGGGTTACAGGATGAAGCCAGACGACTTCAAAGAACATCTCACGTATCTCAGAGATAAGTACAAGCACTATTCGAAGAAGATAAAAAACGCCTCTCATATTGGATTTGTCGAGAAGCTCTTTGAACTCGCGGGAAGATATCAGCTGAATGCCGGAATGAAATGGAAGTCGTCGCTGACAGACCTGAATTATGCATTCTTGTGTGGAGAAGCTTCGAAAAATCTGTTGATGGGTTCATCTGAAAAAGAAGTTGCCGAGGAAGCAACTGTAGAAGAGGAGGAATGA